In Melospiza melodia melodia isolate bMelMel2 chromosome 20, bMelMel2.pri, whole genome shotgun sequence, a single genomic region encodes these proteins:
- the MORN3 gene encoding MORN repeat-containing protein 3 has translation MPVIKYPRLRDPLFYEWDRKAQKCGLRHTIYAVNGDQYTGEWLDNLRHGKGTQIWKSTGEIYSGDWKFGKRDGYGAYSILDPETKDYKRVYTGWWENDRRCGRGTFFYPNGELYEGEWSNGVRSGWGKMHYKDGSTYEGQWLMDQPNGPGLLQLPNGNRYDGGWKDGKKHGPGKFFYPDKGQLLEGIWVADIPKCGVLVEFGREEAPAPPELPLPEIKLQDPAGVLAEAQAMFDDSHNE, from the exons ATGCCCGTCATAAAGTACCCGAGGCTTAGAGACCCTCTCTTTTATGAATGGGACAGGAAAGCCCAGAAATGTGGATTAAGACACACAATATATGCTGTAAATGGGGATCAGTATACTGGAGAATGGCTGGACAACTTGAGACATG GCAAAGGCACCCAGATTTGGAAGAGCACAGGAGAAATTTACAGCGGGGACTGGAAGTTTGGGAAGAGGGACGGTTATGGCGCATACAGCATTCTTGACCCAGAGACCAAGGATTACAAGAGGGTGTACACAGGCTGGTGGGAAAATGACAGAAGATGT ggccgGGGAACGTTCTTTTACCCCAACGGGGAGCTCTACGAGGGCGAGTGGAGCAACGGCGTGCGGAGCGGCTGGGGAAAGATGCACTACAAGGACGGCTCCACCTACGAGGGGCAGTGGCTGATGGATCAGCCCAACGGGCCGGGCCTGCTGCAGCTCC CAAATGGAAATCGGTACGATGGAGGTTGGAAAGATGGCAAGAAGCATGGCCCAGGGAAATTCTTCTACCCAGATAAGGGACAGCTGCTAGAAGGCATCTGGGTAGCAGATATACCAAAGTGTGGAGTTCTGGTTGAATTTGGCAGAGAAgaggctccagcccctcctgagcttCCACTCCCAGAG atTAAACTACAAGATCCAGCTGGTGTTTTAGCAGAGGCCCAGGCAATGTTTGATGACAGCCATAATGAATAA